The Paraflavitalea devenefica genome contains a region encoding:
- a CDS encoding OB-fold protein: MKILIGVGILVLIGVIGAQLDDKKETASIASSATAELTQAQKDSVKKAEEEAIKKNTITAKQLTAAYADNEVSADNNYKDKSFYVSGTITDIKKDILDNIYVTLEGNEMFRQVQCYFEDKETAGKLQKGMKATFQGKCDGLMINVLMKDCVLYKAE; the protein is encoded by the coding sequence ATGAAAATCCTGATCGGTGTGGGTATACTCGTCCTGATCGGTGTCATTGGCGCCCAGCTTGATGATAAAAAGGAAACGGCTTCGATCGCCTCCAGTGCTACTGCCGAACTTACCCAGGCCCAAAAAGACAGCGTAAAAAAGGCCGAGGAAGAAGCCATCAAAAAGAATACGATTACCGCCAAACAGTTAACGGCCGCCTATGCTGACAATGAAGTCAGTGCCGACAACAATTATAAAGACAAATCCTTTTATGTGAGCGGCACCATTACTGATATCAAAAAGGATATCCTGGATAATATTTATGTTACGCTGGAAGGCAATGAAATGTTCAGGCAGGTACAATGTTATTTTGAGGACAAAGAAACTGCCGGCAAATTACAAAAAGGCATGAAAGCTACATTCCAGGGAAAATGCGACGGCCTTATGATCAATGTGCTCATGAAAGATTGTGTACTGTATAAAGCAGAATAA
- a CDS encoding amidohydrolase family protein — protein MIILHHIPVVNGATQTLLVDKGVIHVAGNSNSLHLPSPKESSGPDALPLHLDNCIAFPGLINSHDHLDFDLFPKLGNRVYNDYTEWGTDIHAVNKHLIDPVLQVPRDLRVQWGVYKNLLNGVTTVVHHGHYVSAPDACIEVFQDCNMLHSVQLEKGWRLKLNKPLGNGRPWAIHIGEGTNAKARQEINTLINWNIFKKKLIGIHGVAMDARQARAFAGLVWCPDSNFFLLGATAAINQLKQSTSIVFGTDSTLSAGWNTWEQVRLARKTGLLTDEELFNALTTSPAALWNKPQVGALKEGMQADIVIARQKGQPGSLDSFFAINPEDILLVLKKGKIVLFDESLLHQLHLSEQVLQDYSAIGVNNAGKYVAGDLQALIRAIHAHAPGLALPVKSVAQTA, from the coding sequence ATGATCATCCTGCATCATATCCCGGTTGTTAATGGCGCTACCCAAACCTTATTGGTGGATAAAGGGGTGATCCATGTCGCCGGCAATAGCAATAGCCTACACCTGCCTTCACCAAAGGAGTCCTCCGGACCTGACGCCTTACCCCTTCACCTGGATAACTGCATCGCCTTCCCGGGCCTTATCAACTCCCACGATCATCTTGACTTCGACCTCTTCCCAAAGCTGGGCAACCGCGTGTACAATGATTATACGGAATGGGGTACGGATATACATGCGGTCAACAAGCACCTGATTGACCCCGTGCTACAGGTGCCCCGCGACCTGCGGGTACAATGGGGCGTGTACAAAAACCTGCTGAATGGCGTCACTACGGTGGTGCATCATGGTCACTATGTGTCCGCACCCGACGCCTGCATTGAGGTATTCCAGGATTGCAATATGCTGCATTCGGTGCAACTGGAAAAAGGGTGGCGACTGAAACTCAACAAACCATTGGGCAATGGCCGGCCCTGGGCCATCCACATCGGGGAAGGCACCAATGCCAAAGCCCGGCAGGAGATCAATACCCTGATCAACTGGAATATCTTTAAGAAAAAACTCATCGGTATTCATGGGGTGGCCATGGATGCCCGGCAGGCGAGGGCTTTTGCAGGCCTGGTATGGTGCCCGGATTCCAACTTCTTTTTACTGGGCGCTACAGCGGCGATCAACCAGCTTAAGCAAAGCACTTCCATTGTTTTCGGCACCGACTCCACACTCTCTGCCGGTTGGAATACCTGGGAGCAGGTGCGCCTGGCCCGGAAAACAGGTTTACTCACCGACGAGGAATTGTTCAATGCCCTTACTACATCGCCTGCTGCCTTGTGGAATAAGCCGCAAGTGGGCGCCTTGAAAGAAGGCATGCAGGCCGATATCGTGATTGCCCGGCAAAAGGGACAGCCAGGTAGCCTGGATTCTTTTTTCGCCATTAACCCGGAAGACATTTTGCTGGTGCTGAAGAAAGGAAAGATCGTTTTGTTTGATGAAAGCCTGCTTCACCAGCTCCACCTGAGCGAACAGGTCCTGCAAGACTATAGCGCCATAGGGGTGAACAATGCGGGTAAGTATGTGGCCGGTGACCTGCAGGCCCTGATCCGCGCGATCCATGCCCATGCTCCCGGACTGGCATTGCCCGTAAAAAGTGTAGCACAAACAGCATGA
- a CDS encoding lactonase family protein: MKKLLFNLFMMTLPVLAISQEYYLLIGTYTSGKSEGIYVYKFNSATGDTSFVSMAPVSNPSYLAVARNKKYVYSVMEDGEDKGSVAAFEFDKKTGTLKFLNKQSSGGDHPCYVSINESGKWVTVANYSGGNFSLLGVSPDGFLRSAERTINLSGNGPDKQRQDKPHVHSTVFDPKEKHLLVQDLGTDRINVYTFDDKTGELKEAKKPYVAANPGGGPRHIDFHPNGDYVYLMEEMSGHVNAYAYNKGNLQFLQTISAVKADYKGAIGSADLHVSPDGKFLYASNRGDENDIAIFAIDRSTGKLTLKGHQSVLGRTPRNFSIDPTGRYLLSANQNSNDIVIFKRDPETGLLIDTGKKILIDKPVCLKWIAVK; this comes from the coding sequence ATGAAAAAGCTGCTTTTTAACCTGTTCATGATGACATTGCCAGTACTTGCTATCAGCCAGGAATATTACCTGCTTATCGGAACCTATACCTCCGGTAAAAGCGAAGGCATTTATGTATACAAATTCAACAGCGCTACGGGCGATACCAGCTTTGTAAGCATGGCGCCTGTCAGCAATCCCAGCTACCTGGCTGTTGCCAGGAATAAAAAATACGTGTATTCGGTGATGGAAGATGGGGAAGATAAAGGCAGTGTGGCGGCATTTGAGTTTGACAAGAAGACCGGAACGTTGAAATTCCTCAACAAACAGTCCAGCGGCGGCGATCATCCCTGCTATGTATCCATTAATGAATCGGGTAAGTGGGTGACGGTAGCCAATTATAGCGGTGGCAATTTTTCCCTGCTGGGAGTAAGTCCTGATGGCTTCTTGCGGAGCGCGGAAAGAACCATCAACCTCTCCGGCAATGGCCCCGATAAACAGCGGCAGGATAAACCGCATGTGCATTCCACCGTTTTTGATCCGAAGGAAAAGCACCTGCTGGTGCAGGACCTAGGCACCGACCGGATCAATGTGTATACTTTTGATGATAAAACGGGCGAACTGAAAGAGGCCAAAAAGCCGTATGTGGCGGCGAACCCCGGCGGCGGCCCCCGGCATATTGATTTCCATCCCAACGGAGATTATGTATACCTCATGGAAGAGATGAGCGGCCATGTGAATGCCTATGCCTACAATAAAGGCAACCTGCAATTCCTGCAAACCATCTCTGCTGTTAAAGCAGATTATAAGGGGGCCATTGGCAGTGCAGACCTCCATGTATCGCCCGACGGCAAGTTCCTCTATGCTTCCAACCGTGGTGATGAGAACGATATTGCCATCTTCGCTATCGACAGGTCAACCGGCAAACTGACCCTGAAAGGTCATCAGTCTGTGCTGGGCCGTACACCGCGCAACTTCAGCATAGATCCTACCGGCCGCTACTTGTTATCAGCCAACCAGAACAGCAATGACATTGTGATCTTTAAACGCGATCCCGAAACCGGCCTGCTCATTGATACCGGCAAGAAGATACTAATAGACAAGCCGGTTTGCCTGAAATGGATTGCGGTGAAATAA
- a CDS encoding class I SAM-dependent methyltransferase: MTLLQHIKRKVRLLVQGKKEMDAVRAYDRWAATYDDQPGNLMIYLDDEVFTAMMRNVAVENKVIADIGCGTGRHWPKLFAHRPLRLIGYDVSAEMLDKLRQKFPPAETHVLRDHLLPELPDSTCDVIICNLALGYIKNLPAALQEWDRVLKNGGLVFITDMHPEALQKGAERSFAHGKEKVVIKNYLHTFPQLQALAQTLHWKEQAFTERRVDEAIKFFYEKQNALHIYEQSYHTALLYGWLFKKEL, translated from the coding sequence ATGACCTTACTACAACACATAAAGAGGAAAGTACGCCTGCTGGTGCAGGGCAAGAAAGAAATGGATGCCGTGCGGGCTTATGATCGCTGGGCTGCTACCTATGATGACCAGCCGGGCAACCTGATGATCTACCTGGATGATGAGGTGTTTACCGCCATGATGAGAAATGTTGCTGTGGAGAACAAAGTCATAGCAGATATTGGTTGCGGTACCGGACGGCATTGGCCAAAGCTCTTTGCCCATCGTCCGCTCCGGCTGATAGGGTATGATGTATCAGCAGAAATGCTGGACAAGCTGCGTCAGAAATTCCCGCCCGCTGAAACACATGTATTAAGGGATCACTTACTACCGGAACTGCCCGATAGTACCTGCGATGTTATTATTTGTAACCTGGCTCTTGGCTATATTAAAAACCTGCCTGCCGCCTTGCAGGAGTGGGACCGCGTATTGAAAAACGGTGGCCTGGTATTCATTACCGACATGCACCCGGAAGCCCTGCAGAAAGGGGCGGAGCGCTCTTTTGCCCACGGTAAAGAAAAAGTGGTGATTAAAAACTATCTGCATACATTTCCCCAACTACAGGCGCTTGCCCAAACATTGCACTGGAAAGAACAAGCTTTTACAGAAAGGAGGGTAGATGAAGCCATCAAATTCTTTTACGAAAAGCAAAACGCCCTGCACATTTATGAGCAGTCCTACCATACAGCGCTGTTATACGGATGGCTGTTTAAAAAGGAGCTTTAA
- a CDS encoding phosphoribosylaminoimidazolesuccinocarboxamide synthase, which translates to MNAYQFPGQTRFYKGKVRDVYTIKDEWLVMIASDRISAFDVILPRPIPYKGQVLNQIAAYMLEATRDICPNWLLDVPAPNVSIGQKCEPFKIEMVVRGNLTGHAWRTYASGKRTLCGVALPEGMHENDYFPTPIITPSTKAAAGHDEDISKEEIVAQGLATEADWKILEQYALALFARGKEIAARQGLILVDTKYEFGKYKNAVYLMDEVHTPDSSRYFYADGFEERQANRERQQQLSKEFVREWLIANNFMGKEGQTVPEMNDTWVNTISGRYIELYEKVIGKQFVPEFWDEQKTHDSIVHALNKLG; encoded by the coding sequence ATGAACGCATACCAATTCCCCGGACAGACAAGGTTTTATAAAGGTAAAGTGCGAGATGTGTACACCATCAAGGACGAATGGCTGGTGATGATCGCCTCTGACCGCATATCTGCATTTGATGTAATATTACCCAGACCCATACCCTATAAAGGACAGGTCTTGAACCAGATTGCAGCTTATATGCTGGAGGCTACCCGTGATATTTGTCCCAACTGGTTGCTGGATGTGCCGGCGCCCAATGTGTCGATTGGTCAAAAATGCGAGCCGTTTAAAATTGAAATGGTGGTGCGCGGGAATCTTACCGGCCATGCCTGGCGTACGTATGCCAGTGGCAAAAGAACACTGTGCGGCGTAGCCCTACCGGAAGGCATGCACGAAAATGACTACTTCCCTACTCCTATTATTACCCCCTCTACCAAAGCAGCCGCCGGCCATGATGAAGATATTTCCAAAGAAGAGATCGTCGCCCAGGGACTGGCTACGGAAGCCGACTGGAAGATACTGGAACAATATGCCCTCGCCCTGTTTGCCCGTGGCAAGGAAATAGCTGCCAGGCAAGGACTGATACTGGTAGATACCAAGTATGAGTTTGGCAAGTACAAGAATGCCGTATACCTCATGGATGAGGTGCATACGCCCGACTCCTCCCGTTATTTTTATGCCGATGGTTTTGAAGAGCGCCAGGCCAACCGGGAAAGACAGCAGCAACTGAGTAAGGAGTTTGTACGGGAATGGCTCATCGCTAACAATTTCATGGGCAAGGAAGGACAAACTGTGCCGGAGATGAATGACACCTGGGTGAATACCATCAGCGGCCGGTATATTGAGCTGTATGAAAAGGTGATTGGGAAGCAGTTTGTGCCCGAGTTCTGGGATGAGCAGAAAACACATGACAGCATTGTGCATGCGCTGAATAAACTGGGATAA
- the trhO gene encoding oxygen-dependent tRNA uridine(34) hydroxylase TrhO — protein MAILHNRVSQKELKERLYQETEPRITISFYQYFPIPDPQAFRDTLYKALQALKVFGRIYVAQEGINAQISVPAGHYEALQQYLYTIPALNGLRLNIAVDDDGKSFWVLKIKVRDKIVADGIADPAFDMSNKGKYVNAQQMNDLLRDPGTIVVDMRNHYEYEVGHFENALEVPSDTFREQLPMAVNMLKDQQDKNIIMYCTGGIRCEKASAYMLHNGFKNVFHLEGGIINYARQVKEQGLDSKFTGKNFVFDDRLGERITEDVIAKCHQCGKPADTHTNCANEGCHLLFIQCEECAKQYEGCCSTACHDFIHLPVEQQKELRKGVDKGSNIFNKSRARLRPKLQ, from the coding sequence ATGGCTATTTTACACAACAGAGTCTCCCAGAAGGAGTTAAAGGAACGTTTGTACCAGGAAACAGAACCCCGGATCACCATTTCCTTTTACCAGTACTTCCCCATACCAGATCCCCAGGCATTCCGTGATACGCTGTATAAGGCCCTGCAGGCCCTGAAAGTGTTCGGACGCATCTATGTGGCCCAGGAGGGCATCAATGCCCAGATCAGCGTACCAGCGGGCCATTACGAGGCCCTGCAGCAGTACCTGTATACCATTCCCGCCTTAAATGGCCTGCGGCTCAACATAGCCGTGGATGATGACGGCAAATCATTCTGGGTACTCAAAATAAAAGTGCGCGATAAGATCGTGGCCGATGGCATTGCAGATCCCGCTTTTGATATGTCCAATAAAGGGAAATATGTGAATGCCCAACAAATGAATGACCTCCTGCGCGATCCCGGTACCATTGTAGTGGACATGCGCAACCATTATGAATATGAGGTGGGCCATTTTGAAAACGCCCTGGAAGTGCCGAGCGATACCTTCCGCGAACAACTGCCGATGGCGGTCAACATGCTGAAGGACCAGCAGGATAAGAACATCATCATGTATTGCACCGGCGGCATCCGCTGTGAGAAAGCCAGCGCTTATATGCTGCACAATGGCTTTAAAAATGTATTTCACCTCGAAGGCGGCATCATCAACTATGCCCGGCAGGTGAAAGAACAGGGCCTGGACAGCAAGTTCACCGGTAAGAACTTTGTATTTGACGACCGGCTGGGCGAGCGGATCACGGAAGATGTGATTGCCAAATGCCACCAGTGCGGTAAACCCGCCGATACACATACCAACTGCGCCAACGAAGGCTGTCACCTGCTCTTCATTCAATGTGAAGAGTGCGCTAAACAATATGAAGGCTGTTGCAGCACTGCCTGCCATGACTTCATCCACCTGCCCGTGGAGCAACAAAAGGAACTGCGCAAAGGCGTTGACAAAGGCAGTAATATCTTCAATAAGTCCCGGGCAAGGCTAAGGCCGAAGCTTCAATAG
- a CDS encoding DUF5686 and carboxypeptidase regulatory-like domain-containing protein has protein sequence MTKTLLCLATLFLSSICAQAGRVSGTVKNQQGEVLPYASVFVKGTTTGTTTNSQGSYFLDLSPGTYTITCQYVGYAKVEKTVTVTNDALTLNFELAVQQTTMKEVVVKANAEDPAYEIIRNAIRKKKDYVAPLDSFTCEAYIKTLIKTRKLPKKIFGQKIEENDRKEMGVDSAGKGIIHLSESITKIAYKKPNKIKLEVLSGRESGSQGGYGFNFPTFINFYNNSVNVLTSQFNPRGFVSPIADGALNYYAYKYLGSFWEDGKEINQIQVIARRNYEPLFNGTINITEGDWRIHSLELQLTKKSQLEILDTMRIKQIHVPVSNNVWQTKDQVVYFTFNLFGIDATGNFLNVYNKYDIDPGFKKNYFNNVVIKYDTAINKKSKAYWDSIRPVQLELEEAKDYKIKDSAMQYRRDSLWTKARTDSMRRKQGKITVMRVMWSGFNRFNYNQKRPVRLTWRPLLPQLQYNTVEGLVANAEATIVRSFPKTGRQISFTPHVRYGFSNTHLNAWGTLQLWKREFNWDQDGGTTSRTNWTLAGGKRVSQFNQDKPISPLMNSLYTLFNRRNYMKIYENYFGQLIYNKRFDSDLRLTAGVLYEDRLPLENTTDFSIFKDKDKVFSPNYPNEKIPGQFIRHQALIASIGAQYQPGQRYVQYPHSKQAIGSKYPTFSVSYKKGLDNVLGSDVDFDKWSFAVWDDMNFRLQGQMKYRLGIGGFINDNKVPIQDYQHFNGNQLIFASRYLNSFQLAPYYENSTTASFYAVGHLEHHFNGFLTNKIPLFKKLNWHLVGGSNAFWVNKDNNYVEVFGGIENIFKLVRVDVVASYLNGQKGQVGVRIGLGGLLGGAIQLPE, from the coding sequence ATGACAAAAACATTACTCTGTTTAGCTACATTATTCTTATCTTCTATATGTGCACAGGCCGGCCGCGTAAGTGGTACCGTTAAGAACCAGCAGGGCGAAGTGCTGCCTTACGCCTCGGTATTCGTAAAAGGGACCACCACCGGCACCACTACCAATAGCCAGGGCAGTTATTTCCTGGATCTGTCGCCCGGCACCTATACCATCACCTGCCAATATGTAGGCTATGCCAAGGTAGAAAAAACGGTCACCGTAACCAATGACGCGCTCACCCTTAACTTCGAACTGGCCGTTCAGCAAACCACTATGAAGGAAGTAGTGGTCAAGGCCAATGCCGAAGACCCGGCCTACGAGATCATCCGCAATGCCATCCGTAAGAAAAAAGACTATGTGGCGCCGCTGGACTCCTTTACCTGCGAAGCCTATATTAAAACCCTCATCAAAACCCGTAAGCTGCCCAAAAAGATATTCGGACAAAAGATAGAAGAGAACGACAGAAAGGAGATGGGCGTGGATTCTGCCGGCAAAGGTATCATACACCTGTCTGAGTCCATCACTAAAATAGCCTACAAAAAGCCCAATAAAATAAAGCTGGAGGTGCTTTCCGGAAGGGAGAGTGGTTCCCAGGGAGGTTATGGTTTTAACTTTCCCACCTTTATTAACTTTTATAATAACAGCGTTAATGTACTCACTTCCCAATTCAACCCACGCGGCTTTGTATCGCCTATTGCCGATGGGGCGCTCAATTATTATGCTTATAAATATTTAGGCTCTTTCTGGGAAGATGGCAAGGAGATCAACCAGATCCAGGTGATCGCCCGCCGCAATTATGAACCCCTGTTCAATGGTACGATCAATATTACCGAAGGCGACTGGCGCATCCATAGCCTGGAACTTCAATTGACCAAAAAGTCCCAACTGGAAATACTGGATACCATGCGCATCAAGCAGATCCATGTGCCGGTAAGCAATAATGTATGGCAAACCAAGGACCAGGTAGTGTATTTCACGTTTAACCTGTTTGGTATTGACGCCACCGGTAATTTCCTGAATGTGTACAACAAGTATGATATTGATCCCGGGTTCAAGAAAAACTATTTCAACAATGTGGTGATCAAGTACGATACAGCCATCAATAAAAAGTCAAAGGCCTACTGGGATTCTATCCGGCCGGTACAACTGGAGCTGGAAGAAGCCAAAGATTATAAGATCAAGGACAGTGCCATGCAATACCGGCGCGATTCCTTATGGACAAAAGCCCGCACAGATTCCATGCGCCGCAAACAGGGTAAGATCACCGTTATGAGAGTAATGTGGAGCGGATTCAACCGTTTTAATTATAACCAGAAAAGACCGGTGCGGCTTACCTGGAGGCCGTTGTTGCCGCAATTGCAATACAATACTGTAGAGGGATTGGTGGCCAATGCGGAAGCTACCATCGTCCGGTCCTTCCCCAAAACGGGGCGGCAGATCAGTTTTACACCCCATGTGCGGTATGGGTTCAGTAATACCCACCTCAATGCCTGGGGCACTTTACAGCTATGGAAAAGGGAATTTAACTGGGACCAGGATGGTGGCACTACCAGCAGGACCAATTGGACGCTGGCAGGGGGTAAAAGAGTAAGCCAGTTTAACCAGGATAAACCTATCTCTCCCTTAATGAACAGCCTCTATACACTGTTCAACCGCCGGAATTACATGAAGATCTATGAGAACTATTTCGGCCAGCTCATTTACAACAAGCGTTTTGACAGCGACCTGCGTCTTACCGCCGGTGTGTTGTATGAGGACCGCCTGCCACTGGAGAATACGACCGACTTCTCGATCTTCAAGGATAAGGACAAGGTGTTTTCGCCCAACTATCCCAATGAAAAAATACCGGGACAGTTCATCCGTCACCAGGCCCTCATCGCAAGCATAGGGGCGCAGTATCAGCCGGGACAACGATATGTACAATATCCGCACAGCAAACAGGCCATCGGCTCTAAATACCCTACTTTCTCTGTTTCGTATAAAAAAGGATTGGACAACGTATTGGGCAGTGATGTGGATTTTGATAAGTGGAGCTTTGCCGTATGGGATGATATGAATTTCAGGTTGCAGGGCCAGATGAAGTACCGCCTCGGCATTGGCGGCTTTATCAATGACAACAAAGTGCCCATCCAGGATTACCAGCATTTTAACGGCAACCAGTTGATCTTTGCCAGCCGTTACCTCAATAGCTTCCAGTTGGCGCCTTATTATGAGAACAGCACCACCGCTTCCTTCTATGCAGTAGGGCACCTGGAACATCATTTCAATGGTTTCCTCACCAACAAGATCCCCCTGTTCAAAAAACTGAACTGGCACCTCGTAGGCGGCAGCAATGCCTTCTGGGTAAACAAGGACAATAACTATGTGGAAGTGTTCGGCGGCATTGAAAACATCTTCAAACTGGTGCGGGTGGATGTTGTGGCTTCTTACCTCAATGGCCAGAAAGGACAGGTAGGAGTGCGTATCGGATTGGGCGGACTGCTGGGTGGCGCCATCCAGTTGCCGGAGTAG
- a CDS encoding SDR family oxidoreductase: MQKILVIGGTGMIGKPVTRALIKAGFAVSILARDPQKAQSLFPGARIVPGDVFDPLSLLKAFEEQEAVYISLSPPRTARRKDRMPEREGIDNIITVAQKTGIKRLALLSSLIQHYNGMNGFHWWIFDIKQAAVEKVKQSGIPYTIFYPSTFMESFDQLLLQGKRIMLAGDSKAPMYFIAADDYAQQVARSFQLLTTESKEYPVQGLTAYNWKDGARIFIAHYTRAPLKTLKAPLGIFKLMGTLIPMVDYGAKISEALNKYPEQFEAQQTWTELGKPTITLAQYASSIAVKR; encoded by the coding sequence ATGCAAAAGATACTGGTCATTGGCGGTACCGGCATGATCGGTAAGCCGGTTACCCGGGCGCTGATAAAGGCCGGCTTTGCAGTGAGTATACTGGCCCGTGATCCGCAAAAAGCGCAATCCTTATTCCCCGGCGCCCGCATTGTACCCGGTGATGTATTTGACCCGCTCAGTTTGCTCAAAGCTTTTGAAGAACAGGAGGCGGTATACATCAGCTTAAGTCCTCCCCGTACTGCCCGGCGCAAAGACCGTATGCCGGAAAGGGAAGGCATTGATAACATTATTACCGTGGCGCAGAAGACCGGTATCAAAAGGCTGGCCCTGCTTTCTTCGCTGATACAGCATTACAATGGCATGAATGGCTTTCACTGGTGGATATTTGACATCAAACAAGCGGCGGTAGAAAAGGTGAAACAAAGTGGTATTCCCTATACGATCTTCTATCCTTCTACCTTCATGGAAAGCTTTGACCAGTTGCTGCTACAGGGAAAGCGCATTATGCTGGCAGGCGATTCCAAAGCTCCCATGTATTTTATTGCGGCCGATGATTATGCGCAACAGGTAGCGCGTTCTTTTCAGTTACTGACAACTGAAAGTAAAGAGTACCCTGTTCAGGGGCTCACCGCTTATAACTGGAAGGATGGCGCGCGGATCTTTATAGCGCATTATACCAGGGCTCCCTTAAAGACCCTGAAAGCCCCTTTGGGTATATTCAAGTTAATGGGTACCCTGATCCCGATGGTTGATTACGGGGCCAAAATATCAGAAGCGTTGAACAAATATCCTGAACAGTTTGAAGCACAGCAAACCTGGACCGAACTGGGTAAACCCACCATTACACTGGCACAATATGCATCGTCCATTGCCGTGAAGCGTTAA
- a CDS encoding LuxR C-terminal-related transcriptional regulator, producing the protein MMHKTLLARTSRRILAFLDERVFEAVPNYNDEIVATLYSLHKIFPQWLIMTCPVQHHDFFYVSSNCREITGYAPEQLQRERPERMLQLIHEADAPHLQTCFEYCESIVRNEPPEDHLNIRCTFHYRLLHAKGHYLYVHDEKASFRLSNGNRVYFCMIRDITQEKTFTGVKVEVFKLNEALIKLGECCPDKTVQKLSPREQDLIVLIRQGLTTKEIAHQLSISHNTVRNIRSKMFEKYQVNNVVELLNRTTA; encoded by the coding sequence ATGATGCACAAAACACTATTGGCGCGGACCTCCCGCCGTATCCTGGCATTTCTTGATGAGCGGGTCTTTGAAGCTGTACCTAATTACAATGATGAGATAGTGGCTACCTTATACAGCCTGCACAAGATATTTCCGCAATGGCTGATCATGACCTGCCCCGTACAGCACCACGACTTCTTTTATGTGAGCAGCAATTGCCGGGAGATCACGGGTTATGCCCCGGAACAGTTGCAAAGGGAGCGGCCGGAGCGCATGTTGCAGTTGATACACGAAGCGGATGCGCCTCACCTGCAAACCTGTTTTGAATACTGCGAATCCATCGTCAGGAATGAACCGCCCGAAGACCACCTGAATATCCGTTGCACCTTCCATTACCGCCTGCTGCATGCCAAAGGACATTACCTGTACGTGCATGATGAAAAGGCCTCTTTCCGCCTCAGCAATGGCAACAGGGTTTACTTCTGTATGATACGCGATATCACCCAGGAGAAAACTTTTACCGGTGTAAAAGTGGAAGTATTCAAACTCAATGAAGCGCTGATAAAGCTGGGCGAATGCTGCCCGGATAAAACGGTTCAAAAACTATCACCCCGTGAGCAGGACCTCATTGTATTGATACGGCAGGGACTTACCACCAAGGAAATTGCGCACCAGCTAAGCATCAGCCATAATACAGTACGCAATATCCGCAGTAAAATGTTTGAAAAATACCAGGTCAACAATGTGGTGGAACTGCTCAACCGAACGACAGCATAG